A genome region from Labilibaculum antarcticum includes the following:
- a CDS encoding AAA domain-containing protein, with protein sequence MKKTKYLQIFNYLLEFSKIRTKPVRDIDLQVNQYPEKVWLNDIPVSKYFQNIINGDFEQDEECWLKIGKPKEPNEPIFEELPQDLKVWLTPDSWLNEATGPELEDEITEEGVVKILTDFPGLYKLCEKYRNEQWIEDFLAFRTKMSIYDEEYTEYKSLEKVYKQFFKIYNKVQQFGEEYELVLGVGLLGVKGDFNRSKLFRHVLTQKVDIAFNHDGSDSSIQVAPNIGSSFQFETDFLIDQSDSFDVDSVVSAEKIASEYLEKSEVTYILNDESINSALSQFADRFHVSGSFNSNKEKTKLLTDRPVVQFAPALLFRKRNTRSFTSFYEEILKNLEEGDDDADIPLINDFIGVEEEVLEVDESGQEAIQTSFDQSDTIYFPKESNEEQFKIIEKARAGSKVLVQGPPGTGKSHTIANLICHLLANGKKVLITAYTKRALEVLKDKLPEQFRSLTVNLLSSDSSSHMELQESVNAINEEMASAVIGDYEGDIKRLKSELNDIREKISSITSEFLKVKEKNTRSIDINSNYQGTLTQIAEKIHNESNKFDWYQDNFIEVENNDINAELKTFVELTSKYKDVEVSVFNYQFPKLEIFPEPNRLTQYKSDLQILSERFSFNENYPIYNILEYERLNSELESLSDFYEQGNEIKLDFKEELILDLSHGKGKDWRQKLIDSVKLVEQLNAFDLKNIDRDIEIAYNCSFSSKQLRNDAQILLNFINSGKSLSGSWFKFKKPLLPVDIKERLYFIEAVRCNGSACDTKEELESVIVDLNIQQVIAELVDLWGISEKLSNSYSRQMLFFDELNKGVLNFMKLFDASELVRKKTILLIDAKIKPFDLIALKELGKAIDYNFLVHNKNRFEKTFAECKEVVGKDEIHPLILEMFEGIKELNVVSYEDNLFRYKEELNDYNNYQDYLAQGELLREEIPLLIEQFLKGELSEIELESFTEALLHKNAKKEVEKLLDGDYERQLIQLLSDCNDKEKELIAQLSSTLAWYHLICRLKSNGKLRQHLEAWVMAVKQITGDGRGKKSTKFKKIAQREMENCKDSIPCWIMPLYKVAETIRPQKDMFDYVIVDEASQLGADATFLLYLAKKIIIVGDDKQTSPEYVGVDSNIVVPLIKKHLSDFQFGEYLGIEFSFFDQAKLFCNGNMIVLREHFRCMPEIIEFSNKHFYAPEGNSLYPLKQYSEDRLTPLVAKFCENGYVENKGARIVNVPEAIKIVELISDLVVDPKYINKTIGIITLQGTQQAQIIENHLLQAIGETEFYQRKIICGNSASFQGDERDVIILSLVTAQKHNRSALVKPQDKRRFNVAMSRAIEQVFLFHSVQLEDLSNTNDLRYKLLFYFKNYKVTQPILSLPIQRKPGTQPPPFDSWFEVDVYNDIVRKGFQVIPQYKVAGGRFRIDLVALRRDGTKLAIECDGDKWHGPEQYQNDMMRQNVLERCNWQFFRVRGSEYYLSKEESLRPLWKLLEPKDKDVVDIECEDIKNEFSNRKNEVDVDSEINMDNWGINKPNLDSRETPDLFNCQNGFSVKPDYKLETIKFSEHFKLNTVCDVLIFTSKSNVYKLQNERIISNEQILSKVEFEEGEDPIFVTATEEYVGYLLLAFENGKMAKVSMSGYKTQTNRKRLKNAFSDSSKLLYIDHINADIDLIAIASNDKILLFNTADINSVKNTSSNGVQVLRLKSTSFLKEIRTSSLVDFTDLEYYRKNIPATGYYIVPGDAINKE encoded by the coding sequence ATGAAAAAGACTAAGTATTTACAAATTTTCAATTATTTACTCGAATTTTCTAAGATTCGTACTAAGCCAGTCAGAGATATTGATTTACAAGTAAATCAATATCCTGAAAAAGTTTGGTTAAATGATATTCCTGTTTCTAAATATTTTCAAAATATAATAAATGGTGATTTTGAACAGGACGAAGAATGCTGGCTAAAAATAGGGAAGCCAAAAGAGCCAAACGAGCCCATTTTTGAAGAACTGCCGCAAGACTTAAAAGTATGGCTTACTCCAGATTCCTGGTTGAATGAAGCAACTGGACCAGAATTGGAAGATGAAATAACTGAAGAGGGAGTAGTAAAAATACTTACAGATTTTCCGGGACTTTATAAATTGTGTGAGAAGTATCGAAATGAACAATGGATTGAAGATTTTCTTGCATTCAGAACAAAAATGTCCATTTACGATGAAGAGTATACAGAATACAAATCGTTAGAAAAGGTTTATAAGCAATTTTTCAAGATTTATAATAAAGTTCAACAATTTGGAGAGGAATATGAATTAGTTCTTGGTGTTGGTTTACTTGGGGTAAAAGGTGATTTTAATCGATCTAAATTATTTCGTCATGTATTAACCCAAAAAGTTGATATTGCATTCAATCATGATGGAAGCGATTCAAGTATCCAAGTAGCTCCTAATATTGGATCATCGTTTCAATTTGAAACTGATTTCTTGATAGATCAATCAGATAGTTTTGATGTAGACAGTGTTGTTAGTGCTGAAAAAATTGCAAGTGAATATTTAGAAAAGAGCGAAGTAACATATATTCTGAATGATGAATCAATAAATAGTGCTTTGTCTCAATTTGCGGATCGTTTCCATGTTTCCGGTAGTTTTAATAGCAATAAAGAAAAAACAAAATTATTAACAGATAGGCCTGTTGTTCAATTTGCGCCAGCTTTATTATTTCGTAAGAGAAATACAAGAAGTTTCACTTCTTTTTATGAAGAAATTCTTAAGAATTTGGAAGAAGGGGATGATGATGCAGATATTCCATTAATAAATGATTTTATTGGAGTTGAAGAGGAAGTACTTGAAGTTGATGAATCGGGACAGGAGGCAATTCAGACTTCTTTTGATCAAAGTGATACAATTTACTTTCCCAAAGAGTCCAATGAGGAACAATTTAAAATCATTGAAAAGGCAAGAGCAGGAAGCAAAGTTTTAGTTCAAGGACCTCCTGGAACAGGTAAGTCACATACGATAGCAAACTTAATATGTCATTTACTTGCCAATGGGAAGAAAGTCTTAATTACAGCCTATACAAAAAGAGCTCTTGAAGTTTTAAAGGATAAACTACCTGAACAGTTTAGATCTTTAACAGTTAATTTATTGAGTAGCGATTCTTCATCTCACATGGAGTTGCAAGAAAGTGTAAATGCAATAAATGAAGAGATGGCATCCGCCGTAATAGGGGATTATGAAGGCGATATTAAAAGATTAAAAAGCGAACTGAATGATATTCGGGAGAAAATCAGTTCAATAACATCGGAGTTTTTAAAAGTAAAAGAAAAGAATACTCGTTCAATTGATATAAATTCCAATTATCAAGGAACTCTTACTCAAATTGCGGAAAAAATACATAATGAATCTAATAAATTTGATTGGTATCAAGATAATTTCATTGAAGTTGAAAATAATGATATTAACGCAGAGTTGAAGACTTTTGTTGAGTTGACTAGCAAATATAAAGATGTTGAGGTATCTGTATTTAATTATCAATTTCCTAAGCTAGAAATTTTTCCTGAGCCTAACAGACTTACTCAGTATAAGAGTGATTTACAAATTTTATCTGAGCGATTTAGTTTCAATGAAAATTATCCTATTTATAATATTTTGGAATACGAAAGACTCAATTCTGAGTTAGAAAGTTTATCGGATTTTTATGAGCAGGGAAATGAAATAAAACTTGATTTTAAGGAGGAATTAATTTTAGATCTTAGTCATGGAAAGGGTAAGGATTGGAGACAAAAATTAATTGATTCTGTAAAATTGGTTGAACAATTAAATGCATTCGATTTAAAGAATATTGATAGAGATATCGAGATAGCATACAATTGTTCATTTAGTTCAAAACAGTTGCGCAATGATGCGCAGATACTATTAAATTTTATCAATAGTGGGAAATCTCTTTCGGGTTCATGGTTTAAGTTTAAAAAACCATTATTACCAGTAGATATTAAAGAGAGGTTATATTTTATAGAAGCTGTCAGGTGTAATGGGAGTGCATGCGACACGAAGGAGGAATTAGAAAGTGTTATTGTTGATCTTAATATTCAGCAAGTAATTGCTGAACTAGTTGATTTATGGGGTATTTCTGAAAAGTTGTCAAATTCTTACTCTCGTCAGATGTTATTTTTTGATGAGCTGAATAAAGGAGTGTTGAATTTTATGAAGTTGTTTGATGCTTCAGAACTTGTAAGAAAAAAAACAATCTTATTAATTGATGCTAAAATAAAACCATTTGATTTGATTGCTTTGAAAGAGCTAGGTAAAGCAATAGATTATAATTTCTTGGTTCACAATAAGAATCGTTTCGAAAAAACTTTTGCAGAATGTAAAGAAGTAGTTGGTAAGGATGAAATACACCCTCTTATCCTTGAGATGTTTGAAGGTATCAAGGAGTTGAATGTTGTTAGTTATGAAGATAATTTGTTTCGGTATAAGGAAGAACTGAATGATTACAATAATTATCAGGATTATTTAGCTCAAGGGGAATTGCTCCGAGAAGAGATTCCTCTGCTTATTGAGCAATTTTTAAAAGGAGAATTATCAGAAATAGAATTAGAAAGTTTTACTGAAGCACTTTTGCATAAAAATGCTAAAAAGGAAGTGGAAAAATTGCTTGATGGTGATTATGAAAGACAATTAATTCAATTGTTATCTGATTGTAATGATAAAGAGAAGGAACTAATAGCTCAACTTTCTTCAACCTTGGCTTGGTATCATTTAATATGCAGATTAAAATCGAATGGAAAACTTAGGCAGCATCTTGAAGCTTGGGTTATGGCTGTTAAACAAATTACAGGAGACGGACGGGGTAAAAAATCTACAAAATTTAAAAAAATAGCACAAAGGGAAATGGAAAACTGCAAAGATTCCATTCCTTGTTGGATAATGCCACTTTATAAAGTTGCTGAAACCATACGTCCTCAGAAGGATATGTTTGACTATGTAATTGTTGATGAGGCAAGTCAACTGGGAGCTGATGCTACATTTTTACTGTATCTAGCAAAAAAAATAATTATTGTTGGAGATGATAAACAAACTTCACCAGAATATGTTGGGGTAGATTCAAATATTGTAGTTCCATTAATTAAAAAACATTTAAGTGACTTTCAGTTTGGTGAATATTTAGGAATTGAATTTAGCTTTTTTGATCAGGCAAAGCTTTTCTGTAATGGAAACATGATTGTTCTCCGGGAGCATTTTAGATGTATGCCCGAAATTATTGAGTTTAGTAATAAACATTTTTACGCTCCGGAAGGGAATTCATTATATCCTCTCAAACAGTATTCTGAAGATCGCCTAACACCATTAGTTGCCAAATTCTGTGAAAATGGATATGTTGAAAATAAGGGCGCGAGAATTGTAAATGTTCCCGAAGCAATTAAAATCGTAGAGTTAATTAGTGATTTGGTCGTTGATCCAAAATACATCAATAAAACGATAGGAATAATTACTTTGCAAGGTACACAGCAAGCACAAATCATTGAGAATCATCTTTTACAGGCAATTGGTGAGACGGAGTTTTATCAAAGAAAAATAATTTGTGGTAATTCTGCTTCTTTCCAGGGGGATGAGAGAGATGTTATTATTTTGAGTTTAGTGACAGCGCAAAAACATAATCGATCAGCACTAGTTAAGCCACAAGATAAAAGACGTTTTAATGTTGCTATGAGTAGGGCTATAGAACAAGTCTTTTTATTTCACTCAGTTCAATTAGAGGATTTATCCAATACGAATGATTTACGCTATAAATTACTTTTCTATTTTAAAAACTATAAAGTAACACAACCAATCTTAAGCTTACCAATTCAAAGAAAGCCAGGAACCCAACCTCCTCCATTTGATAGTTGGTTTGAGGTGGATGTTTATAATGATATAGTTCGTAAAGGATTTCAAGTTATACCACAATATAAAGTAGCTGGAGGAAGATTTAGAATAGATTTGGTTGCCTTAAGGCGGGATGGAACTAAACTTGCTATAGAATGTGATGGAGATAAGTGGCATGGTCCTGAACAGTATCAAAATGATATGATGCGTCAGAATGTATTGGAGAGATGTAATTGGCAATTCTTTAGGGTTAGGGGGAGTGAGTATTATCTTTCTAAAGAAGAGTCATTGCGACCATTATGGAAGTTGCTTGAACCAAAAGATAAAGATGTAGTAGATATAGAATGTGAAGATATAAAAAACGAATTTTCAAATAGAAAGAACGAGGTTGATGTCGATTCTGAAATTAATATGGATAATTGGGGAATCAATAAACCAAATTTAGATTCAAGGGAAACACCAGATCTTTTTAATTGCCAGAATGGATTTTCTGTAAAACCAGATTATAAGCTTGAAACAATTAAATTTAGTGAACACTTCAAGCTTAACACAGTTTGTGATGTTTTAATATTTACATCAAAATCTAATGTTTACAAGCTTCAAAATGAAAGGATCATTAGCAATGAGCAAATACTTTCAAAGGTGGAATTTGAAGAAGGGGAAGATCCAATTTTCGTTACAGCTACAGAGGAATATGTTGGATATTTATTGCTTGCGTTTGAGAATGGAAAAATGGCTAAAGTTTCTATGTCTGGTTATAAAACACAAACAAATAGGAAACGTTTAAAGAATGCATTCAGCGATTCAAGTAAGTTACTTTATATAGATCATATTAATGCAGATATTGATTTAATTGCAATTGCATCCAATGATAAAATTCTTCTATTTAATACTGCCGATATAAATTCGGTTAAAAACACCAGCTCAAATGGAGTGCAAGTATTAAGATTAAAAAGCACTAGTTTTTTAAAAGAAATTCGAACGAGTAGTTTGGTTGATTTTACCGATTTGGAATACTATCGAAAAAATATTCCAGCAACTGGATACTATATAGTTCCAGGTGATGCAATAAATAAAGAATGA
- a CDS encoding DarT ssDNA thymidine ADP-ribosyltransferase family protein, which yields MNFFKHLINRIKPFFSKKESKIDSEVREEKAIIKNPDIGLNRGKSTSENDVLGVSDVINEIDFNNEGEINQPTLKALNRILKFNTNQLFRILSTVTQFQLNKQSTLYNNRKQINIEELNGSPCILIADEFHKGIDRIKLPEANTLDFLNNNREFRRIQEIAYDEEKKHSAVRLKIFLSSGMLATEDRRIEEQKEEERLRQEKILNEKVDGLLSKAREFASNKDYKSALYKISEARTLITSREGDCDLLFQKINGEKSYWEKKQRKFTMHFNMGDDHLAREEWDDAIECFQSAKKYCSVPNVIKDRIKTCRVNKEEQQRKVKEEEEKRRQEALRKELIKRQEERRLQLIQEQKELYAAEQRRKEQQLIEEAKKYKSEKEEILQSLKQKGFYQLYHFTDSRNIPMIKAHGGLYSWKACEELKINIPNPGGGSLSRKLDRKYGLEDYVRFSFHKENPMLFIAHQDGRIIKEEWLNVDLEVATLRETKYSDMNATKTGHQVGDNLKFLENNIRFNLLKKRKLYEIEESQKPYYQAEVMVKRHVPLKYIKNL from the coding sequence ATGAATTTTTTTAAACATTTAATTAATCGGATAAAACCTTTTTTTTCAAAGAAAGAATCAAAAATTGATTCTGAAGTGAGAGAAGAAAAGGCAATAATAAAGAATCCTGATATTGGACTAAATAGAGGGAAAAGCACTTCTGAAAATGATGTTTTGGGAGTGTCAGATGTTATTAATGAAATCGATTTTAATAATGAAGGTGAAATAAATCAACCAACACTGAAAGCTCTTAATCGAATTCTGAAATTTAATACAAATCAGTTATTTCGAATTCTTAGCACGGTTACGCAGTTTCAACTTAATAAGCAGTCAACCTTATATAATAATAGGAAACAAATTAATATAGAGGAACTTAATGGTTCTCCCTGCATTCTTATTGCAGATGAGTTTCATAAAGGGATTGATAGAATAAAACTTCCTGAGGCAAATACTTTAGATTTTCTTAATAACAATCGTGAATTTCGAAGAATTCAGGAAATAGCTTATGATGAAGAAAAAAAGCATTCTGCAGTAAGACTCAAAATCTTTTTATCCTCAGGAATGCTTGCAACAGAAGACAGAAGGATTGAAGAACAAAAGGAAGAGGAGAGATTAAGGCAAGAGAAAATATTGAATGAAAAGGTTGATGGCTTATTGTCCAAAGCAAGAGAATTTGCTTCCAATAAAGATTATAAAAGTGCTCTTTACAAAATTAGTGAAGCTAGAACATTAATAACTTCTCGAGAGGGGGATTGTGATTTGTTGTTTCAAAAAATTAATGGTGAGAAAAGTTATTGGGAAAAGAAGCAAAGAAAATTCACCATGCATTTTAATATGGGAGATGATCATCTGGCTCGTGAAGAGTGGGACGATGCTATTGAATGTTTTCAATCTGCAAAAAAATATTGCTCAGTGCCAAATGTTATTAAGGATAGGATAAAGACGTGCAGAGTTAATAAAGAAGAACAACAACGAAAAGTTAAAGAGGAAGAGGAAAAAAGAAGACAAGAAGCCCTTCGAAAAGAATTGATTAAAAGACAAGAAGAGAGAAGACTTCAGCTTATTCAGGAACAGAAAGAACTGTATGCGGCAGAGCAAAGACGAAAAGAACAACAACTTATAGAGGAAGCTAAAAAATACAAATCAGAGAAAGAGGAAATACTTCAATCCTTAAAACAAAAAGGATTTTATCAACTTTATCATTTCACCGACAGTAGAAATATACCAATGATTAAAGCACATGGAGGACTTTATTCATGGAAGGCTTGTGAAGAATTAAAAATTAATATCCCCAACCCGGGAGGTGGATCACTTTCCCGAAAATTAGATAGAAAATATGGACTTGAAGATTATGTGCGATTTTCTTTTCATAAGGAAAATCCAATGCTGTTTATAGCTCATCAGGATGGAAGAATCATTAAAGAAGAATGGCTAAATGTAGATCTTGAAGTTGCAACTTTAAGAGAGACCAAATATTCAGACATGAATGCAACTAAAACAGGACATCAAGTTGGAGATAATCTTAAATTTCTAGAGAATAATATCCGTTTTAATTTATTGAAGAAGAGGAAGCTTTATGAAATAGAAGAATCACAAAAACCATATTATCAGGCAGAAGTAATGGTAAAACGTCACGTTCCTTTAAAATACATTAAGAATTTATAA
- a CDS encoding ADP-ribosylglycohydrolase family protein, translating to MLDLKDRYEASILLSAIGDALGWMTEFVRTPQDLETRFNTNRIDKYYQWNKPVGGRFHGYIDKVNAGDYSDDTQLLLAVARSITKQGNVDQNQFAKIEFPQWLLYARGAGRTIKNAARKIQRKSADWNNNFFSFKIKEQLVDYRECGANGAAMRILPIVLANHSNWDKIKKEVFANSIISHGHPRAILGALLYAYLIDQFLGVDKTAFSPKEFIVGLGKEFEKNFILDFMEQDEFKSWLNKWNENQDKEFKTVYQEVLKETLVYLRILYKGLENDDVPLDVLKKLGCLAPQTKGSGTSTVLGGLYLSLRFFSKPTDGILEAVNTIGSDTDSVAAFTGGLLGAIYGSSIIPEEWRKVQDANYLERIADDLYQIHCGTSTKEVEVNLLISSESIDKIESSKYKKGNRVHFTSLGLGEITNVDFQKPLTKGKFNLILSVTFDLGQTCIFHALLNGEVPETKVEPNDRDLISEIRELSELNLDTDLKTKVYHYLGDVPDERVLGIIKDILQKAFDVKK from the coding sequence ATGCTTGATTTAAAAGACAGATACGAAGCAAGTATACTTCTTAGTGCAATTGGTGATGCACTGGGTTGGATGACTGAATTCGTGAGAACTCCACAAGATCTGGAGACAAGGTTCAATACAAATCGGATAGATAAATATTATCAATGGAACAAACCTGTTGGTGGTCGTTTCCATGGATACATTGATAAAGTAAATGCAGGTGATTATTCTGACGACACACAACTATTGCTGGCAGTAGCTAGAAGTATTACAAAACAGGGTAATGTAGATCAGAATCAGTTCGCAAAAATTGAATTTCCTCAATGGTTACTCTATGCAAGAGGTGCAGGAAGAACAATCAAGAATGCGGCTAGAAAGATTCAACGTAAATCCGCTGATTGGAACAACAATTTCTTCTCTTTTAAAATTAAAGAACAACTTGTTGACTATCGGGAATGTGGTGCCAATGGTGCAGCAATGAGAATTCTGCCGATCGTTTTGGCCAACCATTCGAACTGGGATAAAATTAAGAAAGAGGTTTTTGCAAATAGTATTATATCGCACGGACATCCAAGAGCTATTCTTGGGGCACTCTTGTACGCGTATTTAATCGACCAATTTTTAGGTGTAGATAAGACAGCGTTTAGCCCAAAGGAATTCATAGTTGGATTAGGAAAGGAGTTTGAAAAGAATTTCATACTTGATTTCATGGAACAGGATGAGTTTAAATCCTGGCTCAATAAATGGAATGAAAATCAGGATAAGGAATTTAAAACTGTTTATCAAGAGGTGCTTAAAGAGACACTTGTTTATTTAAGAATTCTCTACAAAGGGTTGGAAAATGACGATGTTCCACTAGATGTTTTGAAAAAGTTGGGTTGTTTAGCTCCCCAGACAAAAGGTTCGGGAACTTCAACTGTTTTGGGTGGTTTGTATTTATCCCTGCGTTTCTTTTCTAAACCGACAGATGGAATATTAGAAGCCGTAAATACAATTGGATCGGATACGGATAGTGTTGCTGCTTTTACTGGAGGTTTACTTGGTGCGATATACGGATCTTCAATTATTCCAGAGGAATGGAGAAAGGTGCAAGATGCCAATTACTTGGAGCGAATAGCAGATGATTTGTACCAAATTCATTGTGGAACATCAACGAAAGAGGTCGAAGTTAATCTCTTAATAAGTAGCGAGTCCATCGATAAAATAGAATCCTCCAAATATAAAAAAGGAAATAGAGTCCATTTTACATCTCTGGGCTTAGGAGAAATTACTAATGTTGATTTCCAAAAACCGCTAACAAAAGGAAAGTTCAACCTAATTCTCTCTGTTACTTTTGATTTAGGCCAGACGTGCATTTTTCATGCCCTTTTAAATGGGGAGGTGCCAGAAACAAAGGTTGAACCAAATGATAGAGACCTTATTTCCGAAATTAGAGAACTTTCAGAATTGAATTTGGATACTGATTTAAAAACCAAAGTTTATCATTACTTAGGAGATGTACCAGACGAAAGAGTATTGGGAATAATTAAAGATATTTTGCAGAAAGCATTTGATGTAAAGAAGTGA
- a CDS encoding type I restriction-modification system subunit M, translating into MTNVKESANFIWSIADLLRGDYKQSDYGKVILPFTILRRLDCVLEKSKADVLKKSEQVKTMNIQNLDPILNKVAGYNFHNSSLFDFDKLIADPNNIASNLRNYINGFSEDAREIIEQFDFDNQITKLEDANLLFMVLKRFQEIDLHPERISSLEMGYMFEELIRKFAEISNETAGEHFTPREVIRLMVNLLFMNDREILTQKGIVKTIFDCCAGTGGMLSVAEEYLNELNPDARLEVFGQELNPESYAICKSDMLIKGQNPSNIAKGNSLKNIDGAKQKADQFINHKFDYLITNPPFGVKWEKVASEVVSEHESLGHGGRFGAGLPSKSDGSFLFLMSLISKMKPEGSRLAIVFNGSPLFSGSPSSKKNESSIRQWIIENDLLESIIALPNQLFYNTGISTYIWLLNNKKANERKGKVQLINAESFFKKMSKSLGNKRNELSEQHIVDITKIYGDFTENDYCKIFDNTDFGYSKVVVERPLVENGKTVCNKNGEPKADAKLRDSENIPLKEDINKYMQREVLPHVPDAWIDESKTKVGYEINFTKYFYQYQKLRSLDEIRADILALESKVLIKEVMN; encoded by the coding sequence ATGACGAACGTTAAAGAATCAGCAAATTTTATATGGTCTATTGCCGACCTTTTAAGAGGAGATTACAAGCAGAGTGATTACGGAAAGGTGATTTTACCCTTTACTATACTAAGGAGATTGGATTGTGTGTTGGAGAAATCGAAAGCTGATGTTCTAAAAAAGAGTGAACAGGTAAAGACCATGAATATACAGAATCTCGACCCAATTTTAAACAAGGTGGCGGGATACAATTTTCACAACAGCAGCTTATTCGATTTCGATAAACTAATTGCCGACCCAAACAACATAGCTTCCAACCTGCGAAATTATATCAATGGCTTTTCCGAAGATGCTCGTGAGATTATTGAGCAATTTGACTTCGATAACCAAATCACCAAGTTGGAAGATGCCAATTTGTTGTTTATGGTCTTAAAACGATTCCAGGAGATTGATTTGCATCCTGAAAGGATTTCAAGTTTAGAGATGGGTTACATGTTTGAGGAACTCATTCGGAAATTTGCCGAGATATCTAACGAAACCGCAGGGGAGCACTTTACTCCTCGTGAGGTTATTCGTTTGATGGTGAACCTGCTTTTCATGAACGATCGTGAAATTCTAACACAAAAAGGAATTGTAAAAACAATTTTTGACTGTTGTGCAGGTACTGGAGGAATGCTTTCAGTTGCCGAAGAATATCTGAACGAATTAAATCCTGATGCCCGCTTAGAGGTGTTTGGGCAGGAATTAAACCCTGAATCTTATGCCATCTGTAAATCGGATATGCTGATTAAGGGGCAAAACCCATCCAATATTGCTAAAGGCAATAGCCTGAAAAATATCGATGGAGCAAAACAAAAAGCCGATCAGTTCATCAACCATAAATTCGATTACCTGATTACAAACCCGCCCTTTGGTGTAAAATGGGAAAAAGTAGCCTCCGAAGTGGTATCAGAGCATGAATCCCTTGGGCATGGCGGCAGATTTGGAGCAGGCTTGCCATCAAAAAGCGATGGCTCATTCCTGTTTTTAATGAGCTTGATATCCAAGATGAAACCAGAAGGATCTCGTTTGGCGATTGTGTTTAATGGCTCTCCCCTTTTTTCGGGTTCACCTTCATCAAAGAAGAACGAGAGTTCCATTCGTCAATGGATCATCGAAAATGATTTGTTGGAATCCATTATAGCACTTCCCAACCAATTGTTCTATAACACGGGTATCAGTACTTACATTTGGTTGCTGAACAACAAAAAAGCAAATGAGCGAAAAGGCAAGGTGCAGTTGATTAATGCGGAGAGTTTCTTTAAGAAAATGAGCAAATCATTGGGAAACAAACGCAACGAGCTTAGCGAACAACACATTGTAGATATCACCAAAATATATGGTGACTTTACCGAAAATGACTACTGCAAAATATTCGACAATACCGATTTTGGATACTCTAAGGTTGTTGTGGAAAGGCCACTAGTTGAGAATGGCAAAACCGTATGCAATAAAAATGGAGAACCTAAAGCTGATGCCAAATTGCGCGACAGTGAAAACATTCCTTTAAAAGAAGACATCAATAAATACATGCAGCGTGAAGTACTGCCACATGTACCCGACGCTTGGATAGATGAAAGCAAAACCAAAGTGGGATACGAGATCAACTTCACCAAATACTTCTACCAATACCAAAAGCTGAGAAGCTTGGACGAAATTCGTGCAGATATATTGGCATTGGAATCAAAAGTGCTAATTAAAGAAGTAATGAATTAG